TCCAAAGATCCACCTGGACACCAGTGGAAACATGGTCTCCCAAAACACCATCATTGTGGTGGCAGGCAATAAACTCCGTCTGGATGTGGAGATCACAGGAGAGCCAGCACCTACCTGTGTTTGGTCTAAAGGAGATCAAGTAAGGATGTGACGAGAAAAATATGAACACTTATTTGTTAATCCATGATATTGGAAGGTGAACATCTTTGTGCTGTATggcctgttttttgttgtgcGCTCACtatctcctctccctctttgtctcttccACCGGGCTTCATTTAAATGCTACCTCACCAGCAAACAAAACTGCTGTTCTGTTTAGATTTGACCCAACCAATGTGAATGTATGTGCCCACAGGCAGTCAGGGGCACAGGGGTGCAAACACAGGGACTGGAAATGTCTGTGCCCTAGGGGGACAGCTACATGCTTGTTTTGCCACAATGTCACATATGGGCTTTAGACCACTGGTAGGCCAAAGTGCAGCCAAAGTCTCTCTCTGGCTAACTCAACTGGCCCATAAATGCCCTTCTCATCAGCCCCATCATCTCTGTGATTTGCCCCAAATTCTCTCTGGTTACCCTGTGTGCCGCTGTGGGTTAACTTTAGGGGGAACCCTGCTTCTGAACTTGCACATTGTAGAGGAGCCCCTTTGTAATTTTCACACCTCCACTTTAGAGAGCCTTTGCACATACCTGACTAAAGAAAGCTGTGTTTTAAAGCTGAATTTTAGGGTCAAGTTTAACTCCACccacattttatgaaaataaatgtcgGTCTTAATCAACCTTGACTCATTTAGTTAGGTGTGCTTGACTCAGATGATTGCATCTTCAGCACTACTTTAAAATACCACTGCAAGTTACCCCACACTTAAAAGCACTTAAATGCTGAAATTAGTTTGCTGTTTGTTAGCCAATTACAGACACTGAAGGGCGCATAAGGGTGGAGGCCAGGAAAGATCTGAGCTGCTTCGTCATAGAGGGGGCAGAGAGGGAGGATGAGGGCAACTACACCATCTGTGTTACCAACCCTGCCGGAGAGGACAAGGCTATGCTGTTTGTGAAGATTGTGGGTATGTGAAGATCTTATCATAATGTCAACAGGCAATCCCGTGCTGTGATTTGGTGTGACGTGGTTTATAAGTCACCAGTTGTTAAATAGTTCACATGTATTTAATGTGGCGGTTGAGACGgttcaacacaaaaacaaaagccacaGACATAGCATTCACTTTAAACATCTGTTTACTGTAActataacccccccccacacacacacacacacacacgtactaTCCAAACCAACTGTACCGAGGAAATTTGCCACTGGGAGCTGATCAATAACCAGATAGATACGGTTAGCAAGTTACAAACACATGACAgtgggatatacagtatatttgtgtgATTTAACAGCTTCACTTAACTAGACTTCACTAAACTACACTTTAAACGTAGCACTCGGGCATTAAAAGATGCTGGGCGCCATTTAGATAACGTTTTAGCTGTTGCTTTGTAGTCTAAGGGAAGAGTATGGACATgcatatgaaaataaaaaagatgttgGACCTCATTGCTTCTTTGATACAATCATTTAGCGTCAATAATCATAATTAGTTATGTAACACTTACTTAACACACAAGAAATTTCCTCCTGTCAACAACACACTCACTTCCGTCGGCgcttatgtatttgtgttgtaacttttgcgtttgtgttgtagcttttgcgtttgtgttgtagattttgtgtttgtgttgaaccGTCTTGGCCACCGTAATTTTAAGCTTTTCTGATGTACATTAAAACTAACTGTTATCGTGTTTTAGATGTGCCTGACCCCCCTGAGAATGTCAGATGCACATCCGTGGGAGAGGACTGCGGCACCATTGTTTGGGATGTCCCCAAGTTTGATGGCGGTGCTCCACTCAAAGGTGAAGAATGAACATTGCCTTCACTTGTTCATATTTAATGGGCTTTGCATATGGGATTTTGATAACATTTCTTGGGTTTCTGGGTGTATTCAATTATTATTCTGCCTGTGTTTCATGGTTTCTTGGTTTCTCCTTCACCAGGTTATCTcatggagaggaagaagaaaggcTCCTCCAGATGGACAAAACTCAACTTTGATGTTTATGAATCGACCACATATGAGGCTAAGAGGATGATTGAAGGTGTTATGTATGAGATGAGGGTGTTTGCTATCAACAGCATTGGCATGTCTCCGCCAAGTATCACCTCCAAACCCTTCATGCCAATTGGTACGTATCACAGCCATTTTCACTCCATCTTTCTTGGCTTCCTCCATTTGTGCGCCTACCCATCTTCAGTCAACCCCGTGATTCTCCtgagtctctctttctgtcacccTCAGCCCCAACTAGTGAGCCAATACGTCTGTCAGTGCATGATGTTACAGACAGCACATGCACCCTGAAGTGGCTTGCCCCCGAGAAGATTGGAGCTGGGGGCCTGGATGGCTATGTTATTGAATACTGCAAGGAAGGAGGTGATGAGaccaaacattttgtttacaatgaTTCATACACATATGGAGAATTTAACAAAATTCTCTAATTAAATTGCAACTTAAAGGCATTTTTTGGTTAGTTTTAAATGGAACAGGTCATAGACCCAAAGAGAGAATGAATATATGTGATAGAAGAAGACCATGAAAAGTAATCAGATTTCAATCCCACTCACTGTGATCTACTGCATGTAATTCTCTTTACATCCAGACACTGAGTGGGTGGTGGCAAACCAGGAACTTTGTGAGAGGCAGGGATTTGTGGTGCGTGGCCTTCCAGTGGGGGAGAAGATCAACTTTAGGGTGGTGGCAGTGAACATCGCTGGACGCAGTCCTCCAGCTGTGCTTGGACAACCCGTCACCATCCGTGAGATCATGGGTGAGTTAGAGAGTACttgtaaacatattttatgGATTATATCTCATATTCAGTTATGGCATTTTAGTGCTTCTTATGGTTTATATAGACAGACACATATTTCTATTTGTATAGtacaatactgtatattttaataacAAGTCTTTTCCTGCTTTAGAGCATCCTAAGATCCGCCTCCCTCGCGAGCTGAGAACAAAGTACATCAGGAAAGTAGGAGAAAAGATCAACCTGACCATCCCCTTCCAGGTTAGAAACAAACCTCTGCTAAGGTTTTAGATTGGTTCCATATATTGCATGAAAGCTCTGTACTAAAATATGTGATATCGAAAATAATACCAGTGGGAAACTGGTAATAAACCAtaacaaataaatgcataatGTCTATGAGGGGAGTCTGTTTACAGGGAGTACTACTGCACATGTGAAATTCTTTCATATGTGTGGCTCCAAAGGGAGctgcattaaataaaaaggcaatatCTGAGTTTCTGCTGCATGGATTTTTTCTTCACAGTCCATCAGTCAGTGTTGTAGAAGTGCAATGCAAAATTGGTGGTATACTCTTTTAAGAATAAAATCCACATTTACCATATGCACACAAGTTAGATTTTGTTTAACACTATTATTCATCGTAGGAGTGCCCTTTTCACCCTGCTAACTTTAACGAGAAACACTCTGAAAGGTCTAAAGAAAATGAGATTCTACTTTTCTTGTTTATAATCAGTACCTTATAACATATACTGTGTCTAGGTTTCTGTTTAGGATGTTGTCTGTCAAGTATTGTATGTTTACAGCTCACACAGTATAACTAACCATGCACCACATTAAAATCAAaagacttttttatgttgtgcCATCAATCATTTTGGATTAGTAAATGTCATATCTGTAataaaaagactaaaagcaaatatttttttatactaaAAAAAAGGCCAATTTCTGTGTCTTATAGGGTAAGCCTCGCCCTGTTGCAACCTGGTACAAGGATGGTCAACCCATTGACCCCCAAATGGTCAGTGTCCGTAACTCAAACGTGGACACCATCCTTTTTATCCGGAgtgcagagagagagcactCTGGAACATATGAGCTGGTGCTAAAGATCGAGAACATGGAGGACAGAGCAACCGTCGTCATCAGGATTGTTGGTAAGGTTGTCAGCTCTCTGCAACTGGGGACATCCATTTCTACTTGTGCTAAAATGTTGTTACTTTATCCATCAGTGTCAGCAATTCCGTGACAACTATTCGTTTCTTTGAAGAAAACCACTTCTGAAATTCAACACAACTGAAATGCTCTGACATTTAATCCATTCAGATAAACCTGGCCCACCTCTGAACGTGAAGGTGACAGAGGTCTGGGGCTTCAATGCAGCACTGGAGTGGGCCCCCCCCAAGGACGATGGCAACTGTGACATCACTGGATACACCATCCAGAAGGCAGACTTCAAGACCAAGGTGAGaaaggaggtggaggggggtAGCATTTCAAACCTACAGTAGATCATCCCTACAGTCTGCTGCATGTACAGTAGGGCCTGCAGCTCAACAATAATGCTGCGAATACAGTGTCAGACACTTTTACTATATGCCCACTTGAATTTaacattatcacattttttctctctacagGAATGGTTCACTGTTTATGAACACAACAGACGGACAAACTGCACGGCTTCAGATCTGATCATGGGCAATGAATACATGTTCCGTGTCTTCAGTGAAAACATCTGCGGCCTGAGCGAGGAGGCGCGTGTAAGCAAGAACACGGCTGTCATCGCCAAGAAAGGTGTGTGTAGTCCAGCAGGTGTTTGTTTGTAGTGGATACGGCATTTTATACAATCGTCCTCACCCTCCCACCTTTCTCCATAGGCCTGGAGATCAAAACAAACCCCTACAAGGAGAAAGATATGTCCTGTGTGCCCAAGTTTACTCAGCCCCTGATTGACAGATGTGCAGTGGCCGGTTACAGTACCGCCATCAGCTGTGCCGTTAGAGGCTTCCCCAAGGTAAACCTGCATTTTAAAATAGGCCGCGAAGTGTGACTCACAGGAGGCGTCTGACACTGCCGGTTCTcataagctaaaaaaaaaaaaaggtctgaacTTTGCTGTAAGAGAGACATGTACGCAGATCTACCAGCAGCAGcctttcaatttcaaacaacATTGCGCGAAAAGACAAATTTTCTGTAATCTAACATTGAAATGTTGCATCTGATgattaaataactttattttttccatatctCAGCCTAAGATCGTTTGGATGAAGAACAGGATGATCATCGGTCAGGATCCCAAGTTCTTGATGCAGAACAACCAGGGAGTGCTGACCCTTAATATTCGCAAGCCAGGAACCTTTGACTCTGGAAAATACTCCTGCATGGCTGTCAATGATCTGGGCCAAGACGAAGTGGAGTGCAAGCTGGACATCCGAGGTAAGAACAGAGGGGATGAGAGGGGCTGCAGGGCTGGAGGCAGATGGGAGGGGAGGGATGAAGGAGGGGGAGCGTTGGTAATTTGAGTGCAGGAGGACTTTATTTTGTGGTTTGGAATACAGAAGATTACGAGGTTAGTTTTACTTATGTGACGCACACTCAAATCTAAAAGCTGACTGTGTTTTTACGATGACAGCTGCaatagaattgaattgtttGAATGTGGATGTGAAACAAAATACTTGCCATTCAATTAGGGCTTATGTCAACAAAATCTAACTCTCATCATCTGTCCTGTTATCCCACAGTTGCCGCAGACCCGGAGAAGAAGTGAGAAACCGAACAGCAAAGAATGTGAAATCATATGAACCAAACTGTGAATGTCAGTATTTAGAATACACTGTCACAgagtgaataaaataaaatgtagctATGCCTGCTATACATAAcgatttatttcaaatgtatgttCTATTAAAGTTAGTTAACATACtttacatttgtagtttttagtCACACTAACAGCATTTGTAGAAGTGAAGCTCACAAGCCTCTCCACACACATAATCAggatattaaaatacattacacGTATTATTAGAGAAGCACCTTTCTGTATATTTGGCACATCTGTGACAGTTGTCCACACTACACCTCCCTGGAATAGTGTGCTCTCCTCCTGTGGATTGCCACTCCTATGCTGAACAACAGTGCCACTGCCAGGACACCCACAGCCACTGCAAGAGCTGTTATGACACCTGTGGGAGGCAGAAATCCTGTTTAGGGTACCTAGAATGTGGAACATTTGGAAGATTTCCAAAAGTcttgatatttttaaatcagacaGTCTGTGCTGAAAATCCCCACATTGGTCCCTAAAGTGAATAAAGGAATAATCATATTGCAGCGAAGTGTGAGAAGCCGCTTAGGCCAAAATTGAATACTTGACTTGGGTGCACATATATACTGATACTATGCACTTGCACAATCATGGATACTCATGTGcttatacacatatacatacagtacatacgtACACATGTATGCATCCATACCCTGAGAATGTGTATAAGTATGAGGCTATATGAGTGTGAGCATTTATGCATGTGCGTACTTAGTAGgtgtatgtgcgtgcatgcgtgtttgtgtgcttagTAAGTACGTTTGTTACATATGTTCCCATACCATTCCAAACCTGGGACTTCCATACCTGGGTGAAAGTCACAGGTTTGTGTGAACCGACCTCCTACATCATGAacattcatactgtacatacgaagcacacacatgcagtacatacTCTCACTTATATACCCTCATACTCATATCCATTCTCATTTATGCATGCTTGTATATATATAAGAATGTGTTTCTATACACATGGGGGTATGGATATACAGTTTGTGCAAGTGTTTTATACCGGTATACATGTATTTACAAGTGAAGTATGCAGGCAAAGCATTAACAATGTCAAAATATGTATGGAAACATAAGTCATTGCAAAcaggagaattaaaaaaaacaacttctttaCCTGTGCTTGACAATCTTGTGTTAAACCCGCACTCGGCCTCTGACTGTTCTGCCACCACGTCCCGCACCAGCTCAGTGACCATGGGCAAAGGGCAGGGGTTCAGCCCGTTGCATCCGGGCACAGGGTTGGGGTAGGGGTCGTGTTTGGAGTCATTGCGGTAATACAGCTCCAGAGAATAGGAACTGTGAAATTACAGTATCATCTCATTACCACAATGTGATGACATACATGTGCTATGTAAACAGGGTTGTATCATGTGCTAATTTGTCCATTGCAGACCCAGATGGCTTCGAGATTTCTATCGAATTGAAAAGGAAACTGTAGTTGAATGGTTCGGTGCGGCTAAACAGTGGGATGCAATTGCTCAAAATCTGATGGTCTTTTGCCATCTGACCTAGATAGTGTAATTAAGTATGCAAAGAGCAGGCAGGATGTCATTACCCATCATTCTCCTGGTAGAACTCAAAGAGTTGACAGGCAGCGTAAGGAGGGAGAAGGCCGTTGTACACGTCCAGAGCTGCCTGCAGGGTGATGAGGGTAGAGTCGTGCTGGAATGAGAAACATCAAGGAGGTGAGTATGTGAAACAGCAGTTTGCGTGataaattataaatgtgtgtatgtgcccaAACGGTGAACTTACGGCTGAGTACATAATGAATTTCAGAGTGCTCCCTTGCTCTACGGCCCTGGAGAAATTCCTCAGGATGGCATTGAGCAGCACCCCTGGTAAATAAACACATCAGTGTCAACAttgcaaatcattttttttcccacaaaccAATTGTTTTGACCTTACTGAGCACCCTATCTTAGCGCTGTAATCATCTTTGTCCCATTAGCTCATATGTGCTAATATGCTTTGAAAGGCTGGCCCAGCACTTTACACTGTCTGAAGCATAACCAATGCCTCAGCCTGCAGTCACAACATCacatacaataacttttttaacaaaataaaaaattattctCACAAGAGTGTTTTGATTTAATTGCCTCTAATGTGACTCCTCACCTCCCGAGAGCCtggccttttcttttctcttgtgaCTGAGGATGCTGTACATGACCTCAAATGATGCAATTCTCTTTAGGGTGTCCAGAACATCTTGGGTGGCCCAGCGAGGGAGAGTCAAGTTATGGATCCTCTGCACaagaaataaatcacattacaCAACACATGAATTGCagtaaaaagtgtttaaataGGTCAAACTCGTCTCCATTATCCCAGCTATTTTTAGCACCAGTCTGAAGATAACAGAAGCTAATTTTGCAAGTGTGAATGAAAGTATTCAACCTGGCCTAATATCCACCCATCTCCTAGTGCTTTAAttatcatttaaatatgttgtcaCATTCATGTCTCACTGTATGGATACAAATTATTTGCCCCACGCTCCAGGcccctctccatctctgtgcAGATGTGTTGAAGAAAACTGATTCTTTTTGTTTGACTCTCATTGCTCTGCAGCTGGTATCAGTTGTTAAAGCATTTGTAAACGGCAGATGTGTGAAAAAGAAAGTCTACCTGACAAGTAAGAGTGTCGTAAACCCTCcatatttttttcccaaccAGTTTGGAGACAGGGTAGCCAGTGTGGTTAGAAAGTCCCTCCACAAAGTACTGCAATGTAAAGAAAAGAGTTAGAAAATTAGATCCAACCAGTGGCGTAAGAcatattcagatcctttactcaCTTACTTACCAGTAGCAAAAGTAATCTATTACAAGTGAAAGCTACTGCATTTAAAATCACATGTAGTATTTTACTGTTGAATATGACCAAAGGTGGAGTTAGTTTTAACAACTTTTACACAGTTTGGTAGAGCAAGTAAGTGTAAAGTACCATGAAAGGATAATACTTAAGTTAAGTATAACACACCCACTGGGGTACTTTGCAGTGGTCCTACAGATTCTAGATTTGACACACCAGAATCAGCAAGAATGTACCACAGCGTGGCCTATGTAGGCAAACCTTGGCTCCTACTGTACAGTGTTGAGACCGTTTGGCATTCACATATAAGTCTAGGAGAATGGAAAAGTAATCAGACAACATTTGCTTTGCAAGAGATTCTAGCAGAATATAGGGCTGAACTGACTCTCTGCTGTTTAGAGggcaaagcaacaacaacaaaaaagaaaaaagggaagcCACACTTTTTGTATATTTAGATATTGACATATACCTCACATGTGTACctgcacacagagaaacacagaagaaatGAGAGCCAGCAGTGTTTGATGTGAGTAGACCACAGACTCAAGGCACACTCAGATACACCttcctaccccccccccccactcacacacacacacacacacacacacacacacacacacacacacacacactcccaatcAGTGCCAATTAGTTAAAAAGTGAATGACACCCTCTTTCATAAGTATCTCAAAACTGCACTTAAGTACACTACTTTTTACGCTCCATCACAACATTCAAATCATCATTCTCAAATGTTTGCagaaaatgcaaatttaaaTGCTCTTTATGTAGGTATTAAAcattttggggttgtttttgcAGATGCACTAATAAGATAACTAAACAAACATTGGTCGGTTAATGGTACAGATTTGCATTCTTTATTGATTCTGTGATTGTTGTTTACTTCAGCCTTTGGTCAAACAAGACAGTGAGAAATGGCACCATCTTGCCTCCAGCAGAGGGTGTAAAAATTCAACGCAGGAGGCCCTGTCCCGATCTGAAACACCACCTTAGTAGGCAGCACATGGGACTCAGtttaattaaaacctttttattgtaATTCTTAATCTAATTCAATCCAACCGTTAATTAGCTTCACTGAGAATGTGAGAGAATTTGCACTGTGTTGCTTTTTCGAGGCACTGTAGTCACCGTGCCTGAGAAAATCACTGACAGGACATGATGTCTACAGCATAACTAACACGTCCACTGGAGGTGCTGATAACGGTGGCACCAGCAACTgcgaaatatactgtatatttcactGTTTTGCACAAATGTGCATTTCACAGTGTTTACAAATCAAGGCTCGgataagaagaaaagaagtagCTGAGGTGAGAAAAAACTGGATTATTATTCACAGGAGTTCTGATTATATAATtatactgataaaaaaaaaaacagagttacAAACAAGTTTTTAGTGTTTAACAGGCACATGACTCACGGAAAAGTGGTGTTTAACACAAACTGAGCTGTGAGTAGAACGTTCACGTCATTAGGCAGACACAGAGGATGAGTGTATTTAGATGactctcttcttctgtggtttgTCTTACCTGGTGAGCCCTTAGGAATGTCTGGTACTGCTCGCTTTCGAAGGTCTCCGTCATCAGTGCTCTGAACCTTGGACAGTCTTTGCCTGGAGACTTCAGCAGCTTGAGAAATCGAAAACAACCGCACATCAGTGGAAAGAATGCACATTAACTGCAGGTACTGCAAGTCTTCTGGGCACAATTATATGTTCATTTCACACTTTAAAACAGAAGGGAATTTCAGCACAGCAGGTTCACAGCTGAGGTGAACACAGACAGCAACACAGAGCAAGAAACACATTAACTTGTACAAGTTTCTGTTCGGCTGTGTGTGGCTGCCGTGTGAAAGGAAATATTGATGTGGCTCAGCAGCCCACCTTGTCCTGGGCCCTGGGGATGGTGTGCACTGGAACGGGCCGCCACAGTAACTGGGGCATGATGGGAGGCAGGCGTCTGGTTGGGGGGAACATCCCAGCTAGGCAGGCCTGGGCACTCATCAGAGTGCGGTCGTAGTCAGTGCTCCTCACATATAGCTGTTGGAAACAAGGTGGGAACATGGTGTTAAAGTGCATCTGTATTTGTACTCTGGCACGAATTCCTACTGTATTCTTCCAAATTAAACAATCAGGCTTACTATTTTATAGAAGTTGAAAATGCACTTGGAAACTAAAAAAGAATCACATTTGGAAAGTAGATGGTTTCTAAAATAAAGATGCAAAAATGAATGCACTCAGCAACGCAGCAGTGTATCATGAGTGTGCTGTGTTTCTCCCAAGTCAACTGAGGTATTCCCTTAACAAGAAGAGGAGGGGAGTGAGAAGAGATCCAAATggatgagagagggaggggggcaaGATCCGTCTTACTGTGATCTTTTTTGACATCAGCCTTCGCTCGTCTATATCTCTCCATCACCCCGTGTCAGGTCTTTGCACACAGTAAATCACGCTGACATGGTTGGATGTTCCTGTGATGCCGAGAATgctgcccccctcccccttttttttgtcaaattaaaacagaCATGGCAGGGTGGCTGAAAGGTACAGAACAAGTTGACAGAGACTTGGGCGACAAAATGCCAATGACAGGTCCTAAGAAGAGCTGTTATTTTTGTAGTaattgtgtgttatttatgCGAGGGAGAAGAGGACTaaatggatggagagagagagggtggtaATAGAGAgctaggtaaaaaaaaaaaaaggaaacagcgAGTGTAAAGAAAACAGACAGCAAAAGAAAGCGGAAATCAGATCATCGTGACAGTTTGCTGAGCATGCAGCCCAACATATATTTTGCCAACTGCACTGTACAAGAAGCGCAGAGACAAAATTACCCCTCATGTTACAGCAAATTGCAAGGCAACGGCAGTTATACCACCATCATGATTCATGCTCATTAACGTAGTGTATGATGTTACAGCTAATACAGACTGTGGCTGGCACACGAATGGGCCGAGGGCATGCATGGCAACGGCATTGGGTGACACTGAAGCGGGGGACGtcagaaaaaactgaaatttacacacatacattggTGTCAGCACATTTATGTCTGTATCCATGCAAACACCTACCTCTTTGTTGTTGTAGTCCTCACTGAGAAAGTTGCCATAACGCCTCCTTAGAAAGCCACCCAGCTCAAACTGTTGTTTCATGCCCAGCTGAAAGGAAAATTGCCATCACTGTTAATCTTTGTCGAAGATGATCTTTTGCGGTATATTTGGCAGATTTGAGGTCCAACTCAACTCATTTACATAAATTAACACAAACTACAGGGCCTCCTAGAGCCATAAATGATTTATTCACTGTAAACCGGCTAATTGCCAGAGACCAGAAcaatgtcacagtaggaaaggAATATACTGTAATGAAAAGTCTATAACAAGCTTTTCTTCCATCTCAAGAGGGATTTTATGTTGCACACAACATAAGTGAACTATATTTTTACTCCATATCTGAAGCTACTGCACCTGTACAGAGCTACAAAACGAGTTTAGACTTTTTGTACCAAGTCGGTAGGTTTTACTTTAGCCTCCGGTACTTTGGCCCTGAGGTACAAAACACAACGTCaaattagaaaaatacaaaacgcaagaaaatattattttaattaggtttttaatttttttttttgtgttttctataatgttgttgtgttttgcacCTCAGGGCCAGTGTACTTCAGCCCCCCATGACCCTGTGGGTATACGAAAATGGACAGGTTGATGGATTTTATACAATGTATAAAGATAAAAGctctttgtttagttttttttacaaacttgcTTCtcaaaatgatgatgataacatgcaagcacacacacacacacacacacatacctataCACACAGAATATGATAAGTAAATATGGTTTACTTCTAGCCCACTAGTATTCAGGTAACCTCCCACATGTCCTTCTCTACtgtatttccatgtttttactttattgtatGCCTTGCTGTACAACCAATTACCCTCCGGGGACAATAATAAAGTGGAAAGTAGAAACAGTACCCAGTACCCAGTACCCAGTACCTCAGTGAGCTGTCCGAATCCCTGAGCCCACACTTCCTCTCCATGTGGATCCTTGGGATACGATTCAATGGGCGATCGATCGCCATGTCGGAACACcttaaaagtcataataaattaTGTCACATGGAATTAGACGCCATACTGCTGTGCCAGCCGTTACACTGTGTACTTACCTTAAAAATAATCCAACCTGAGACAGAGGTCAGA
This sequence is a window from Etheostoma cragini isolate CJK2018 chromosome 21, CSU_Ecrag_1.0, whole genome shotgun sequence. Protein-coding genes within it:
- the mybpc2b gene encoding myosin binding protein Cb isoform X18 encodes the protein MPEPVPAEKQDGQDAPPTDGDSEADGDGTNPAEEQGSSELTGLFVEKPPENVVAVAGADVTLIARVDSSTLTRKPTMKWLKGKWMDLGSKAGKHMQFKETYDRNTKIYTYEMKIIKVVAGDAGGYRCEVTAKDKCDSSTFEISVEAAQQEQQQADILSAFKREGAGEDDGDLDFSALLKATKKKKKVKEEPEIDVWELLKSAHPSEYEKIAFEYGITDLRGMLKRLKKMKVVEPKHSEAFLKRLESCYSVEKGKKIVLRCEVVDPDTQVKWLKNGQEIKPSAKYIIESSGNVRTLTINRVSLADDAAYECVVGEDKCFTEVFVKEPPVTITKLMDDYHVVVGERVEFEVEVSEEGANVMWFFEDIELHKDKDTKYRFKKDGRKHTLIIQEATLDDIGMYHCWTNGGHTKGELEVEEKQLEVLQDIADLTVRATDQAMFKCEVSDDKVTGKWFKDGVEVLPSERIKMTHIGRFHRLIIDEVKPEDAGDYTFVPDGYALSLSAKLNFLEIKIDYVPRQDPPKIHLDTSGNMVSQNTIIVVAGNKLRLDVEITGEPAPTCVWSKGDQPITDTEGRIRVEARKDLSCFVIEGAEREDEGNYTICVTNPAGEDKAMLFVKIVDVPDPPENVRCTSVGEDCGTIVWDVPKFDGGAPLKGYLMERKKKGSSRWTKLNFDVYESTTYEAKRMIEGVMYEMRVFAINSIGMSPPSITSKPFMPIAPTSEPIRLSVHDVTDSTCTLKWLAPEKIGAGGLDGYVIEYCKEGDTEWVVANQELCERQGFVVRGLPVGEKINFRVVAVNIAGRSPPAVLGQPVTIREIMEHPKIRLPRELRTKYIRKVGEKINLTIPFQGKPRPVATWYKDGQPIDPQMVSVRNSNVDTILFIRSAEREHSGTYELVLKIENMEDRATVVIRIVDKPGPPLNVKVTEVWGFNAALEWAPPKDDGNCDITGYTIQKADFKTKEWFTVYEHNRRTNCTASDLIMGNEYMFRVFSENICGLSEEARVSKNTAVIAKKGLEIKTNPYKEKDMSCVPKFTQPLIDRCAVAGYSTAISCAVRGFPKPKIVWMKNRMIIGQDPKFLMQNNQGVLTLNIRKPGTFDSGKYSCMAVNDLGQDEVECKLDIRVAADPEKK
- the mybpc2b gene encoding myosin binding protein Cb isoform X21; translation: MPEPVPAEKQDGQDAPPTDGADSEADGDEQGSSELTGLFVEKPPENVVAVAGADVTLIARVDSSTLTRKPTMKWLKGKWMDLGSKAGKHMQFKETYDRNTKIYTYEMKIIKVVAGDAGGYRCEVTAKDKCDSSTFEISVEAAQQEQQQADILSAFKREGAGEDDGDLDFSALLKATKKKKKVKEEPEIDVWELLKSAHPSEYEKIAFEYGITDLRGMLKRLKKMKVVEPKHSEAFLKRLESCYSVEKGKKIVLRCEVVDPDTQVKWLKNGQEIKPSAKYIIESSGNVRTLTINRVSLADDAAYECVVGEDKCFTEVFVKEPPVTITKLMDDYHVVVGERVEFEVEVSEEGANVMWFFEDIELHKDKDTKYRFKKDGRKHTLIIQEATLDDIGMYHCWTNGGHTKGELEVEEKQLEVLQDIADLTVRATDQAMFKCEVSDDKVTGKWFKDGVEVLPSERIKMTHIGRFHRLIIDEVKPEDAGDYTFVPDGYALSLSAKLNFLEIKIDYVPRQDPPKIHLDTSGNMVSQNTIIVVAGNKLRLDVEITGEPAPTCVWSKGDQPITDTEGRIRVEARKDLSCFVIEGAEREDEGNYTICVTNPAGEDKAMLFVKIVDVPDPPENVRCTSVGEDCGTIVWDVPKFDGGAPLKGYLMERKKKGSSRWTKLNFDVYESTTYEAKRMIEGVMYEMRVFAINSIGMSPPSITSKPFMPIAPTSEPIRLSVHDVTDSTCTLKWLAPEKIGAGGLDGYVIEYCKEGDTEWVVANQELCERQGFVVRGLPVGEKINFRVVAVNIAGRSPPAVLGQPVTIREIMEHPKIRLPRELRTKYIRKVGEKINLTIPFQGKPRPVATWYKDGQPIDPQMVSVRNSNVDTILFIRSAEREHSGTYELVLKIENMEDRATVVIRIVDKPGPPLNVKVTEVWGFNAALEWAPPKDDGNCDITGYTIQKADFKTKEWFTVYEHNRRTNCTASDLIMGNEYMFRVFSENICGLSEEARVSKNTAVIAKKGLEIKTNPYKEKDMSCVPKFTQPLIDRCAVAGYSTAISCAVRGFPKPKIVWMKNRMIIGQDPKFLMQNNQGVLTLNIRKPGTFDSGKYSCMAVNDLGQDEVECKLDIRVAADPEKK